A single Nisaea sp. DNA region contains:
- a CDS encoding ABC transporter ATP-binding protein: MHFETRLWQFTEGVRGRISWAILIGLLGVSLGVARLGLLGWLIGRIFSGDALEDLWPSIAGIALVMIARGWVEQWRNMVAHETAAKVQVSLRRKVYDKLASLGPAYVGRERSGAITLALTDAVDRLEVYFGQYLPQLAVSLLAPLLIFAFVAWIDLPVALVMLVFALLAVFAPALWHSSNERSARRRQEAYSSFAAEFLDSLQGLATLKAFGQSKARGDTLEVKAREVFRSTMWVLSGNVLARGITDSSIACGAAAALGLGAYRVTEGQLELTSLLVIMMLGVEVFRPMRELRNVLHEGMVGLSAAKGIYRVLDGEPDVVDAVASGTASLEASITFEDVGFHYPGAPRTVHDGLSFAVKPGERIGLVGPSGCGKSSVVRLLLRFFDPTEGRILLGGKPLDALSFEQIRSMISVVNQDTFLFHGTVEENIRMGRPEADHASVVSAARAANIHDFIEGLPEGYQTVIGERGIKLSGGQRQRMAIARALLRDTPILILDEALSAVDAENEAVIQDALNRLMKGRTTLVLAHRLSSVIDCDRILVLNEGKVAEEGPHGALMKAGGLYAGLMAEQAREAEAAEAAEPVVRDDTVKPAAESLADVPGGAMQAPTEGIIKAEGLSWTEVVTELMKVIMPWKGKLVLTFLFGVLRVLGFIGVGVLSAFVVLALKNGTDFTPYLWGLAVVAPLSGVLHWLESWLAHDMAFRLLAEMRIDTFRKLDALAPAYLVRRRTGDLMTLVTHDIELVEYFFAHTVAPAFVAILVPAGVLVWLGMENPVLALTLLPFLIAVGLSPFLMRGRVDTLGSEAREASGELGAFAVDSVQGLGEIVAFQQEGARGDKLDALGQRHIDLRLPFFRELTAQQSLLEALTGLGGLAVVVTGAWLTASGAIAVGVLPLLTILAMAAFLPVSEIAQIGRQLADTLGSTRRVYALSNEPVPVLDGPGAPARSGAVSITLEDVDFRYPGQSRRAIRDFSLTIPAGKTVALVGTSGAGKTTLAQMLMRFWDPDAGRVLMDGTDLKEYKLDDLRGRVALVAQDTYLFNDTLRANIMLARPDASEADLEAAVGHASLGDLVEMLPEGLDTKVGERGTSLSGGQRQRVAIARAFLKDAPVLILDEATSHLDAVNERAVREALDRLQSDRTTIVIAHRLSTIRNADMIAVLSEGTLVETGSHEELVAKGGLYAQLVSHQLASAVAAE, translated from the coding sequence ATGCATTTCGAAACCAGACTGTGGCAGTTCACCGAAGGGGTTCGCGGCCGGATTTCATGGGCCATCCTGATCGGCTTGCTGGGGGTCAGTCTCGGTGTCGCCCGGCTCGGCCTTCTGGGTTGGCTGATCGGCCGGATCTTCTCCGGCGACGCGCTGGAAGATCTCTGGCCCTCTATCGCCGGTATCGCGCTGGTGATGATCGCCCGTGGCTGGGTCGAGCAATGGCGTAACATGGTGGCGCACGAGACGGCGGCCAAGGTGCAGGTCAGTCTGCGCCGGAAGGTCTATGACAAGCTGGCCAGCCTCGGCCCGGCGTATGTCGGGCGGGAACGGTCCGGTGCCATCACGCTGGCCTTGACCGATGCTGTGGACCGGCTGGAAGTCTATTTCGGACAGTATCTGCCGCAGCTTGCGGTCTCCCTGCTGGCACCGCTGCTGATCTTCGCCTTCGTCGCCTGGATCGATCTTCCGGTAGCGCTGGTCATGCTCGTGTTCGCGTTGCTCGCGGTGTTTGCACCGGCGCTCTGGCACAGCTCGAACGAACGCAGCGCACGCCGCCGGCAGGAAGCCTATTCTTCCTTCGCCGCCGAGTTTCTGGATTCCCTGCAGGGCCTTGCAACCCTGAAGGCTTTCGGCCAGAGCAAGGCGCGTGGCGACACGCTTGAAGTGAAAGCGCGGGAAGTGTTCCGCAGCACCATGTGGGTGCTGAGCGGCAACGTGCTTGCCCGTGGCATCACCGACAGCTCGATTGCCTGCGGTGCCGCCGCCGCGCTCGGTCTTGGTGCGTACCGGGTGACCGAAGGGCAGCTTGAGCTGACGTCTCTGCTGGTTATCATGATGCTCGGCGTCGAGGTGTTCCGGCCGATGCGCGAGCTGCGCAATGTACTGCATGAAGGCATGGTCGGGCTGTCCGCCGCCAAGGGCATCTATAGGGTGCTGGACGGCGAGCCGGACGTAGTGGATGCGGTGGCGTCCGGCACCGCATCGCTTGAGGCGTCGATCACCTTCGAAGATGTCGGTTTCCATTATCCGGGCGCGCCGCGCACCGTGCATGACGGGCTCAGTTTCGCGGTGAAGCCGGGAGAGCGGATCGGTCTTGTCGGCCCAAGCGGTTGCGGCAAGTCGTCGGTCGTCCGTCTGCTGCTGCGCTTCTTCGATCCAACCGAGGGCCGCATCCTGCTTGGGGGCAAGCCGCTTGATGCGCTGTCCTTCGAGCAGATCCGCTCGATGATCTCGGTGGTGAACCAGGACACCTTCCTATTCCACGGCACGGTGGAGGAAAACATCCGCATGGGTCGGCCCGAGGCGGATCACGCCTCCGTGGTCTCCGCCGCCCGTGCCGCCAATATTCACGACTTTATCGAAGGCCTGCCCGAGGGCTATCAGACAGTGATCGGCGAGCGCGGGATCAAGCTCTCCGGCGGCCAACGGCAGCGTATGGCGATTGCTCGTGCCCTGCTGCGCGACACCCCGATCCTGATTCTCGACGAGGCTTTGTCGGCGGTGGATGCGGAGAACGAAGCGGTCATTCAGGACGCGCTCAACCGGTTGATGAAGGGCCGGACCACGCTGGTTCTGGCGCACCGTCTTTCCAGCGTGATCGATTGTGACCGCATTCTGGTGCTGAACGAGGGCAAGGTGGCCGAGGAAGGCCCTCACGGCGCTTTGATGAAAGCAGGCGGGCTCTATGCCGGGCTGATGGCAGAGCAGGCCCGCGAGGCGGAAGCCGCCGAAGCAGCGGAGCCTGTGGTCCGCGACGATACGGTAAAGCCTGCGGCTGAAAGCCTTGCCGATGTTCCGGGCGGTGCCATGCAGGCGCCGACAGAAGGCATCATCAAGGCGGAAGGCCTGAGCTGGACCGAGGTTGTCACCGAGCTGATGAAAGTCATCATGCCGTGGAAAGGCAAACTGGTTCTTACCTTCCTCTTCGGTGTGCTCCGGGTACTCGGCTTTATCGGCGTCGGCGTGCTCAGCGCCTTTGTCGTGCTGGCCCTGAAGAATGGCACTGATTTCACACCCTATCTCTGGGGGCTGGCGGTGGTCGCGCCGCTGTCCGGCGTGCTGCACTGGCTGGAATCCTGGCTTGCCCATGACATGGCCTTCCGGCTGCTGGCCGAAATGCGGATCGATACCTTCCGCAAGCTGGACGCGCTGGCTCCGGCCTATCTGGTCCGGCGTCGCACCGGGGACCTGATGACGCTGGTCACACACGATATCGAGCTGGTGGAATACTTCTTCGCCCACACGGTGGCCCCTGCCTTCGTCGCCATTCTGGTTCCGGCCGGCGTGCTGGTCTGGCTCGGTATGGAAAACCCGGTGCTGGCCCTGACTCTGCTGCCGTTCCTGATTGCCGTTGGCCTCAGCCCGTTCCTGATGCGTGGCCGGGTTGACACGCTTGGCTCGGAAGCGCGTGAGGCTTCCGGTGAGCTTGGCGCTTTCGCGGTGGACAGCGTGCAGGGCCTCGGCGAGATCGTCGCCTTCCAGCAGGAAGGGGCACGCGGGGACAAACTGGACGCGCTCGGCCAGCGCCATATCGATCTGCGCCTCCCGTTCTTCCGGGAGCTGACGGCGCAGCAGAGCCTGCTCGAAGCACTGACCGGTCTCGGTGGTCTGGCGGTGGTCGTCACCGGCGCGTGGCTGACGGCGTCCGGCGCTATCGCGGTAGGCGTGCTGCCGCTGCTCACCATCCTTGCCATGGCCGCCTTCCTGCCGGTCTCCGAGATAGCACAGATCGGCAGACAGCTCGCCGATACGCTGGGCTCGACCAGGCGCGTCTATGCCCTCAGTAACGAGCCTGTCCCGGTGCTGGACGGCCCCGGCGCTCCGGCCCGTTCCGGAGCGGTCTCAATTACGCTGGAAGACGTTGATTTCCGCTATCCGGGGCAGAGCCGCCGGGCCATCCGGGACTTCAGCCTGACAATTCCGGCGGGCAAGACGGTGGCGCTGGTCGGTACCTCTGGCGCGGGCAAGACGACGCTCGCTCAGATGCTGATGCGGTTCTGGGATCCGGACGCTGGCCGGGTGTTGATGGATGGCACGGATCTGAAGGAATACAAGCTGGACGATCTGCGCGGTCGGGTCGCGCTTGTGGCGCAGGATACCTACCTCTTCAACGACACGCTTCGCGCCAATATCATGCTGGCCCGGCCGGATGCCAGCGAGGCAGATCTGGAGGCGGCGGTGGGCCATGCCTCGCTCGGAGATCTTGTTGAGATGTTGCCGGAAGGGCTCGACACGAAGGTCGGTGAGCGGGGAACCAGCCTTTCCGGGGGGCAGCGCCAGCGGGTGGCTATCGCCCGGGCTTTCCTGAAGGACGCACCGGTGCTGATCCTGGACGAGGCGACCTCGCATCTGGATGCGGTGAACGAGCGGGCAGTGCGCGAGGCTCTCGATCGGTTGCAGAGCGACCGCACCACAATCGTCATCGCTCACCGGCTCTCGACCATCCGCAACGCGGACATGATCGCGGTCTTGAGCGAAGGCACGCTGGTCGAAACAGGTAGCCACGAGGAGTTGGTGGCGAAGGGCGGGCTCTACGCCCAGTTGGTCTCCCACCAACTCGCCTCGGCGGTGGCGGCAGAATAG
- a CDS encoding LysR family transcriptional regulator: MLTDWDDYRVFLTLARERSLTAAAKALNVSHPTVARRVKSLEEAIGARLFDRLPDGYVLTPAAEQLLSDVQAMDDAAQAIERRSLGLTDTARGTVRISVGEHMMHFLTQHLAQLRDRLPEIEIELHVTHLMANLSRREADISIREVVPDAADLVTRRIGRFHYAVYGTPQLVGQIGGSGKDADALNGSLAYLPWIGFDEEHHYMPGQAWLRQVLGNRSPVVRANNGNSLHLAVSAGAGVTVLPCFIGDADRNLVRATPVLEDVVADQWMLVHRDLRTLPRVRAMMDELARLFQMEKPALEGSAG, from the coding sequence ATGCTGACCGATTGGGACGATTACCGGGTATTTCTGACCCTAGCGCGCGAGCGGAGCCTGACGGCGGCCGCGAAGGCGCTCAATGTCAGCCACCCGACCGTGGCCCGGCGGGTAAAGTCGCTGGAAGAGGCCATCGGCGCCCGCCTGTTCGACCGGCTACCGGATGGCTATGTGCTGACACCCGCCGCCGAGCAATTGCTGTCCGACGTGCAGGCAATGGACGATGCGGCGCAGGCCATCGAGCGGCGCAGCCTCGGCCTGACGGACACGGCACGCGGCACGGTGCGGATATCTGTCGGCGAGCACATGATGCATTTTCTGACCCAGCACCTCGCCCAGTTGCGCGACCGGCTGCCGGAAATCGAGATCGAACTGCACGTGACCCACCTGATGGCCAACCTGTCCCGGCGGGAAGCGGATATCTCCATCCGCGAGGTGGTGCCGGATGCGGCGGATCTGGTCACGCGCCGGATCGGCCGGTTCCATTATGCCGTCTACGGCACGCCTCAGCTTGTCGGTCAGATCGGTGGTTCCGGGAAAGATGCGGATGCGTTGAACGGCTCCCTCGCCTACCTGCCATGGATCGGTTTCGACGAGGAACATCACTACATGCCGGGGCAAGCCTGGCTCCGGCAGGTGCTCGGCAATCGCAGCCCGGTGGTGCGGGCCAATAACGGCAACAGTCTGCATCTCGCGGTAAGTGCCGGTGCCGGGGTCACGGTCCTGCCCTGCTTCATCGGCGATGCGGACCGCAACCTGGTCCGCGCCACTCCGGTTCTCGAAGACGTGGTCGCCGACCAGTGGATGCTGGTGCATCGCGACCTGCGCACCCTGCCCCGCGTCCGCGCCATGATGGACGAGCTGGCGCGGTTGTTTCAGATGGAGAAACCGGCGCTGGAAGGGTCCGCGGGGTAA
- a CDS encoding pyridoxamine 5'-phosphate oxidase family protein, with product MAKIETVEALREIYRPAAGRAVEKELSALDPHCKRFIELSPFLLLATHNGDGVVDITPRGDGPGFVAVPDSNTIMIPDRPGNNRLDSLTNILSNPTCSVIFLIPGVDETLRIRGTAEIRDDAELLAGFEMKKRLPATVLKIKVDLAFLHCAKALMRSRLWDPEVQIERSTLPTLGKMIMDQLGLKDDGESQEQMVERYKEALY from the coding sequence ATGGCAAAGATCGAAACGGTCGAGGCGCTGCGCGAAATCTATCGGCCTGCCGCTGGGCGCGCGGTCGAGAAGGAGCTGAGCGCGCTGGACCCGCACTGCAAGCGCTTCATCGAACTCTCTCCCTTCCTGCTGTTGGCGACCCACAACGGGGACGGTGTGGTCGACATCACGCCGCGTGGTGACGGGCCGGGTTTCGTTGCGGTTCCAGATAGCAACACCATCATGATTCCTGACCGGCCGGGGAATAATCGTCTTGATTCATTGACGAATATCCTCTCGAACCCGACATGCTCGGTGATCTTCCTGATCCCCGGCGTTGATGAGACCTTGCGCATTCGCGGCACCGCCGAGATTCGTGACGATGCGGAGCTGCTTGCCGGCTTTGAGATGAAGAAGCGGCTTCCGGCCACCGTGCTGAAGATCAAGGTCGACCTTGCCTTCCTGCATTGCGCCAAGGCGCTGATGCGCTCCCGGCTCTGGGATCCGGAGGTACAGATCGAACGCTCGACGCTGCCGACCCTCGGCAAGATGATCATGGATCAGCTCGGTCTGAAGGACGATGGCGAAAGCCAGGAGCAGATGGTCGAGCGTTACAAGGAAGCGCTTTACTAA
- a CDS encoding TraR/DksA family transcriptional regulator: MAFDFDQFRDLLLARRAELKAVMQAASGDTDPVELDQSRVGRLSRMDALQGQAMAKETERRRGVELRRIASALARIEDEDFGYCVSCGEEIPLKRLELDPAVTTCVTCAGK, translated from the coding sequence ATGGCGTTCGATTTTGACCAGTTCCGCGATCTCTTGCTCGCTCGGCGCGCTGAGCTGAAAGCGGTTATGCAAGCAGCATCGGGAGATACGGACCCGGTCGAGCTCGACCAGAGCCGGGTCGGGCGCCTCTCTCGTATGGATGCATTGCAGGGACAAGCCATGGCCAAGGAAACGGAACGGCGCCGCGGGGTGGAACTGCGGCGCATTGCGTCCGCTCTGGCCCGTATAGAGGATGAGGATTTCGGTTATTGCGTTTCCTGCGGTGAGGAAATTCCGCTGAAGCGGCTGGAGCTCGATCCCGCCGTCACCACGTGTGTTACCTGCGCCGGAAAATGA
- the fliG gene encoding flagellar motor switch protein FliG: MGMRVREDYRGITGPEKSAILLMSLGEEQAGKLFALLDDEEIKEVSQVMAGLGTVSSNIVERLFVEFAEQVSSTGSLVGSMDSTERLLTKVLGGDRVGDIMEEIRGPAGRTMWDKLANVNEQVLANFLKNEYPQTVAVILGKIGQAHAGKVLSILPENFAMEVVMRMLRMEAVNKDIEKDVERVLRTEFMSNLARTNRRDSHEMMAEIFNNLDRATESRFLSALEERNKDSAEKIRSLMFTFEDLSRVDPAGVQTLLRALDKDKLTIALKGASEELKDLFFSNMSERAAKLLREDMQSLGPMRLKDVEDAQTAMVTAAKDLADRGELVIGGSGGDDQLVY; this comes from the coding sequence ATGGGAATGCGGGTTCGAGAGGATTATCGGGGCATCACCGGCCCTGAGAAGTCTGCCATCCTGCTAATGTCGCTCGGCGAGGAGCAGGCAGGTAAATTGTTTGCCCTTCTCGATGATGAAGAAATCAAGGAAGTCTCCCAGGTTATGGCGGGGCTCGGAACCGTCAGCTCCAACATCGTCGAACGCCTCTTTGTCGAATTCGCCGAACAGGTTTCCTCGACCGGTTCTCTCGTCGGCTCCATGGATTCGACCGAGCGGCTGCTGACCAAGGTGCTCGGCGGAGACCGCGTCGGCGATATCATGGAGGAGATCCGTGGTCCGGCCGGCCGGACCATGTGGGACAAGCTCGCCAATGTGAACGAGCAGGTTCTCGCGAACTTCCTGAAGAATGAATATCCGCAGACCGTCGCCGTGATCCTTGGCAAAATCGGCCAGGCCCATGCCGGCAAGGTGCTGTCGATCCTGCCGGAAAACTTCGCGATGGAAGTCGTCATGCGGATGCTCCGCATGGAAGCGGTGAACAAGGACATCGAGAAAGACGTGGAGCGCGTGCTGCGCACCGAGTTTATGTCGAACCTCGCCCGCACCAACCGGCGCGACAGTCACGAGATGATGGCGGAGATCTTCAATAATCTGGATCGGGCGACCGAGTCCCGCTTCCTGTCCGCGCTGGAAGAGCGCAACAAGGACAGCGCCGAGAAGATCCGCAGCCTGATGTTCACCTTCGAGGATCTTTCCCGCGTCGACCCGGCGGGTGTGCAGACGCTGCTCCGCGCGCTCGACAAGGACAAGCTCACCATCGCGCTGAAGGGCGCGTCGGAGGAGTTGAAGGATCTGTTCTTCTCCAACATGTCCGAACGTGCGGCCAAGTTGCTGCGCGAGGACATGCAGTCGCTCGGCCCGATGCGCCTGAAGGATGTTGAGGACGCGCAGACTGCCATGGTGACGGCTGCGAAGGACCTCGCCGACAGAGGCGAGCTTGTGATCGGCGGCTCCGGTGGTGACGATCAGCTGGTTTACTGA
- a CDS encoding universal stress protein, with amino-acid sequence MKQILLPFGADNADVAPISAATRFASRFDGQVTALFYPRLPDPVIVDPMSGGVVSYEGIDEEVAAQREQAEAQFLAAKQTLPADLGGRVSVELQRLSNWRQVGEESRVFDLTVVARATRSPHWQTLFEMALFEGGRPVMLTPEGWDKPFGDTVVVAWNRSTETARLIGQSLPILCSAKAVHIVELEGWYASGPDGKALQKYLAGHGIKAEQHKSEAPNGPGAKMVEISRDLGADLMLKGAYTQSRLTQLIFGGATRQILDQADIPVIFAH; translated from the coding sequence ATGAAACAAATCCTTCTCCCGTTCGGGGCCGACAATGCCGATGTGGCGCCGATTTCGGCCGCTACCCGCTTTGCCAGCCGGTTTGACGGTCAAGTCACTGCCTTGTTCTACCCGCGCCTGCCGGATCCGGTGATTGTCGATCCAATGAGCGGCGGTGTGGTGTCTTACGAGGGAATTGATGAGGAGGTTGCCGCGCAGCGGGAGCAGGCAGAGGCTCAGTTCCTTGCCGCGAAGCAGACGCTGCCGGCCGATCTTGGGGGCAGGGTTTCCGTCGAGTTGCAGCGTCTGTCGAACTGGCGTCAGGTTGGCGAGGAGTCGCGCGTTTTTGATCTTACCGTGGTGGCGCGGGCAACCCGAAGCCCGCACTGGCAGACCCTGTTCGAGATGGCCCTGTTCGAAGGCGGCCGTCCGGTCATGCTGACGCCAGAAGGTTGGGACAAGCCGTTTGGGGATACGGTTGTGGTCGCCTGGAACCGGAGCACCGAAACGGCGCGGCTGATCGGGCAGAGCCTGCCGATCCTATGTTCCGCCAAGGCGGTTCATATCGTTGAGCTTGAGGGCTGGTACGCCTCAGGGCCGGATGGCAAGGCCCTGCAGAAGTATCTTGCCGGCCACGGTATCAAGGCTGAGCAGCACAAGAGCGAGGCGCCGAACGGGCCGGGAGCCAAGATGGTCGAGATTTCGCGCGATCTTGGCGCGGATCTGATGCTGAAGGGCGCCTATACGCAGAGCCGGCTGACCCAGCTGATCTTTGGCGGCGCGACCCGCCAGATCCTCGATCAGGCGGATATTCCGGTGATCTTCGCACACTGA